In a genomic window of Saccharothrix sp. HUAS TT1:
- a CDS encoding Trp biosynthesis-associated membrane protein: protein MSERARSDRRPLWIVVALLLLGAVALWGASGVTWDSSADRSGADVVPALTPLALLCLAAIAAAVALSGWVRRVLGVVVLLAGVAAAFQGLDAEGPALGRGLVLAAAALVVAAGVLLVLRGSAMPRLGGGYQTPGAAKRTADPERELWNALERGDDPTERD, encoded by the coding sequence GTGTCTGAGCGGGCCCGGTCCGACCGGCGTCCACTGTGGATCGTGGTGGCGCTGCTGCTGCTCGGCGCGGTGGCGCTGTGGGGCGCCTCGGGGGTGACGTGGGACTCTTCGGCGGACCGGAGCGGCGCCGACGTCGTGCCCGCGCTGACCCCGCTGGCGCTGCTGTGCCTGGCCGCTATCGCCGCCGCGGTGGCGCTGAGCGGTTGGGTGCGGCGGGTGCTCGGCGTGGTCGTGCTGCTGGCGGGCGTGGCGGCGGCGTTCCAGGGGCTGGACGCGGAGGGGCCCGCGCTCGGCCGCGGCCTGGTGCTGGCCGCTGCGGCGCTGGTCGTCGCGGCGGGCGTGCTGCTCGTGCTGCGCGGCTCGGCCATGCCCCGCCTGGGCGGCGGCTACCAGACGCCCGGCGCGGCCAAGCGGACCGCCGATCCCGAGCGGGAGCTGTGGAACGCGCTGGAACGCGGCGACGATCCCACGGAACGGGACTGA